The proteins below are encoded in one region of Shimia isoporae:
- the rplF gene encoding 50S ribosomal protein L6 — protein MSRIGKKPVELPSGVTASVSGQTIEIKGPKDTQSFTATDDVTVAVEDNVVKVTPRGSSKRARQQWGMSRTVIANMVTGVTSGFKKELEINGVGYRAQMQGNTLKLSLGLSHEVNFEVPKGITVTAPKPTQIIVEGTDNQLVGQVAANIREWRKPEPYKGKGIKYVDEYIFRKEGKKK, from the coding sequence ATGTCTCGTATTGGTAAAAAACCGGTCGAGCTGCCCAGCGGCGTAACTGCTTCTGTCTCCGGCCAGACCATCGAAATCAAGGGTCCGAAGGACACTCAGTCTTTCACAGCAACTGACGACGTCACTGTTGCTGTAGAAGACAACGTTGTGAAAGTGACACCGCGTGGTTCGTCCAAGCGTGCGCGTCAGCAATGGGGTATGTCCCGCACCGTCATCGCCAACATGGTGACCGGTGTGACTTCGGGCTTCAAAAAAGAACTCGAAATCAACGGTGTTGGTTATCGTGCACAGATGCAGGGCAACACCCTGAAGCTGTCGCTCGGTCTCTCGCACGAAGTGAACTTCGAAGTTCCGAAAGGCATCACTGTGACTGCGCCGAAGCCGACGCAGATCATTGTTGAAGGTACTGACAACCAGCTGGTTGGCCAGGTCGCGGCGAACATCCGTGAATGGCGCAAACCGGAGCCCTACAAAGGCAAAGGTATCAAGTACGTTGATGAATATATCTTCCG
- the rpsH gene encoding 30S ribosomal protein S8, translating into MNDPIGDMLTRIRNGQMRGKSVVSTPASKLRGWVLDVLADEGYIRGYEASEENGHPAFEISLKYYEGTPVIRELKRVSKPGRRVYMGANDIPTVRQGLGVSIVSTSKGVMSDASARSNKVGGEVLCTVF; encoded by the coding sequence ATGAACGATCCTATCGGTGATATGCTGACCCGTATCCGTAACGGCCAGATGCGTGGCAAGTCCGTGGTTTCTACCCCGGCTTCCAAACTGCGCGGCTGGGTTCTGGATGTGCTGGCCGACGAAGGCTACATCCGCGGCTACGAAGCGTCTGAAGAGAACGGCCATCCGGCGTTCGAAATCAGCCTGAAGTACTACGAAGGCACTCCTGTTATTCGCGAACTCAAGCGGGTCTCCAAACCCGGCCGTCGCGTGTACATGGGCGCCAATGACATCCCAACCGTCCGTCAGGGCCTGGGTGTGTCGATTGTCTCCACCTCCAAAGGTGTGATGTCTGATGCAAGCGCACGCTCCAACAAAGTTGGCGGCGAAGTGCTTTGCACGGTCTTCTAA